In Mobula hypostoma chromosome 11, sMobHyp1.1, whole genome shotgun sequence, the following are encoded in one genomic region:
- the LOC134353535 gene encoding dispanin subfamily A member 2b-like — translation MESRMSQQLVESERGFFPPQTQQYVEMPATAINIGMPPLPIKDHFLWSIFNFAFCNFCCLGFLALVFSVKARDQKVLGNIYEANHHGFTSKALNLTATILSILFFVIVFGLLVGGVISVYQR, via the exons ATggagtccaggatgtctcagcaGCTGGTCGAGAGTGAAAGGGGTTTTTTCCCACCACAAACCCAGCAGTACGTCGAGATGCCAGCTACAGCTATCAACATAGGGATGCCTCCCCTACCTATCAAGGACCACTTCCTCTGGTCAATCTTCAACTTTGCTTTCTGCAATTTCTGCTGCCTTGGTTTCCTGGCTTTGGTCTTCTCGGTGAAG gctagagaccagaAAGTCCTGGGGAATATCTAcgaggccaaccaccatggtttcacatctaaagccctgaatctgaCAGCCACAATCCTGTCAAtcctcttctttgtgattgtgTTTGGGCTGCTGGTTGGCGGAGTGATCAGCGTTTACCAGAGATGA